One genomic segment of Xyrauchen texanus isolate HMW12.3.18 chromosome 5, RBS_HiC_50CHRs, whole genome shotgun sequence includes these proteins:
- the LOC127644115 gene encoding ubiquitin carboxyl-terminal hydrolase isozyme L1-like has protein sequence MEWKPMEINPEMLNKVLSKLGVGSSWRFVDVLGLEDESLSGVPSPCCAMMLLFPLTQQHEEFRSKQSVDDGQGVYFLKQTVVNSCGTVGLVHAVANNQDHIDFDSDSALKKFLEATSGMSAADRAKVLEKNKAIQKTHDEVAEAGQCRPVADEVNFHFITFVNVKGQLYELDGRMEGPMSHGPTKAESFVMDAARVCREFTEREKGEVRFSAVALCKA, from the exons ATGGAGTGGAAGCCGATGGAAATAAACCCGGAG ATGCTGAATAAG GTACTGAGTAAGTTGGGCGTGGGTTCAAGTTGGCGTTTTGTGGATGTTTTGGGTCTGGAGGATGAGTCTTTGTCAGGGGTGCCCTCACCCTGCTGTGCCATGATGCTGCTGTTCCCTTTAACGCAACAG CATGAAGAATTCCGTTCTAAACAGTCTGTTGACGATGGTCAAGGCGTATATTTTCTGAAACAAACCGTGGTCAACTCCTGTGGAACTGTGGGTTTGGTTCATGCTGTGGCCAACAATCAGGACCATATTGATTTTG ACAGTGACTCTGCATTGAAGAAGTTTCTAGAAGCCACCTCAGGGATGTCTGCAGCAGATAGAGCTAAAGTACTTGAGAAAAATAAG gcAATCCAGAAGACTCATGATGAGGTTGCTGAAGCGGGGCAGTGCCGG CCAGTGGCAGACGAAGTCAACTTCCATTTTATTACTTTTGTCAATGTAAAAGGTCAGCTTTATGAACTGG ATGGCAGGATGGAGGGACCTATGAGTCATGGACCCACAAAAGCAGAAAGCTTTGTCATG GATGCAGCAAGGGTGTGTCGTGAGTTTACAGAACGAGAGAAAGGGGAGGTGCGTTTCTCGGCTGTGGCTCTCTGCAAAGCCTGA